The following proteins are co-located in the Periplaneta americana isolate PAMFEO1 chromosome 12, P.americana_PAMFEO1_priV1, whole genome shotgun sequence genome:
- the LOC138710916 gene encoding retinaldehyde-binding protein 1 — protein sequence MTSILSKIEVDTRPPPPEVMEIAERELRETPERVKEATNALRELLKGEPTLYYRDDEDVLIKFLRPTKFYPESALALMKRVAEFKQKNSAILDNLMPADEERALLEHRVVNVLADRDQKGRRILITHNGSLWDPSQVSSDQIFRIFYIIHQAALKEPISQICGTVVIMDFDGLGMKQVRGLSPAFSLRLLTFIQDAMPLRLKEVHIVNQPFIFNMVWQMFKPFIREKLKKRMFFHGRKMESLHEHIDPEYLPENYGGKLPKINYSSVDWYPVLRTLDDTFKEWNSFGYKK from the exons ATGACAAGCATATTGTCAAAAATCGAGGTCGACACCAGACCTCCACCACCGGAGGTGATGGAGATTGCAGAAAGGGAACTACGGGAAACTCCTGAGAGAGTGAAAGAAGCAACCAATGCCCTCAGAGAACTTCTGAAAG GAGAACCAACGTTATACTACCGTGATGACGAGGACGTCCTAATCAAGTTCCTTCGACCCACTAAGTTCTACCCTGAAAGCGCATTGGCTCTG ATGAAGAGAGTTGCAGAGTTCAAGCAGAAGAATAGTGCCATACTGGACAACTTGATGCCTGCAGATGAGGAGAGGGCCTTGCTTGAGCACCGGGTAGTCAATGTATTGGCAGACAGGGACCAAAAGGGCAGGCGAATACTTATAACTCACAATGGCT CGCTTTGGGACCCCTCGCAAGTCAGTTCTGATCAGATTTTCAGGATATTCTACATCATTCACCAGGCTGCTTTGAAGGAGCCCATATCTCAGATTTGCGGAACTGTTGTCATTATGGACTTCGATGGTCTGGGAATGAAACAAGTGAGGGGTCTCTCACCCGCATTCTCTCTACGGCTTCTAACCTTCATCCAG GATGCAATGCCACTACGATTGAAAGAGGTGCACATAGTGAACCAGCCATTCATTTTCAACATGGTGTGGCAGATGTTCAAGCCCTTCATCCGCGAAAAGCTGAAGAAGAGG ATGTTCTTTCACGGAAGGAAAATGGAGTCCCTCCATGAACACATCGACCCCGAATATCTTCCCGAGAATTATGGAGGAAAGCTTCCCAAGATCAACTATTCTAGTGTAGACTGGTATCCTGTGCTTAGGACGTTGGATGATACCTTCAAAG AATGGAATTCCTTTGGATACAAGAAATGA